A portion of the Pseudomonas sp. GR 6-02 genome contains these proteins:
- a CDS encoding sensor histidine kinase yields the protein MIDSEPSLDFSTVIASTVHDMKNSLAMLMQAHSQWLARLPDPERHTPEQGVIDFEFAHLNGMLVQLLGLYKLGVNQMPLQPAYHELDDFIEAQLAAHQEVFASRGIIATYEVDPLSPLGFFDRELIASVLANCINNAIRYARHALLISVSDEAGQLVLTINDDGEGYPPEMIERQADYVQGINHSSGSTGLGLYFAGRIAALHQRDGVGGRTEISNGGPLGGGVFSLYLP from the coding sequence ATGATCGACAGCGAACCGTCACTCGACTTCTCTACGGTGATTGCCTCCACCGTGCACGACATGAAGAACTCTCTGGCCATGCTGATGCAGGCGCACAGCCAATGGCTGGCGCGTTTGCCCGACCCTGAGCGGCACACCCCGGAGCAGGGCGTCATCGACTTCGAGTTCGCCCACCTCAATGGCATGCTGGTGCAGTTGCTGGGGCTGTACAAGCTGGGCGTCAACCAGATGCCATTGCAGCCGGCCTACCATGAGCTCGATGACTTCATCGAGGCGCAACTGGCGGCTCATCAAGAAGTGTTCGCCAGCCGCGGCATTATCGCGACCTATGAAGTGGACCCGTTGAGCCCGCTGGGTTTCTTCGATCGGGAGCTGATTGCCTCGGTGCTCGCCAATTGCATCAACAACGCCATTCGTTATGCCCGGCATGCCTTGTTGATCAGTGTCAGCGATGAGGCCGGGCAATTGGTGCTGACCATCAACGACGATGGTGAGGGTTATCCACCCGAGATGATCGAGCGTCAGGCCGACTATGTGCAGGGCATCAACCACAGCAGCGGCAGTACCGGCCTGGGCTTGTACTTTGCCGGGCGGATTGCCGCCTTGCATCAGCGTGATGGTGTGGGCGGACGTACCGAAATCAGTAATGGCGGGCCATTGGGTGGCGGCGTGTTCAGCCTCTATCTCCCCTGA